A stretch of Synechococcus sp. WH 8020 DNA encodes these proteins:
- a CDS encoding ester cyclase — MQAELAGDLDATMETMVENPHLISLGSGTGGVGHEGVRQFYAEQLIGQFFPPDAEFVPISRTIDGERLVDEVVIMFTHTRKIGHLLPAVEPTGRKVTMAVVVIVGLQDGKVSYEHIYWDQAGLLVQLGLLNPQGLPIDPNAPKRLLEVMGH; from the coding sequence ATGCAGGCAGAGCTGGCCGGCGATTTGGACGCCACCATGGAAACGATGGTTGAGAACCCTCACCTCATCAGTCTTGGGTCAGGCACAGGTGGAGTCGGGCATGAAGGTGTGCGTCAGTTTTATGCGGAACAGCTCATAGGACAGTTCTTTCCACCGGATGCAGAGTTCGTACCAATTTCACGAACAATTGATGGTGAGCGCCTAGTCGATGAAGTCGTCATTATGTTCACGCATACCCGGAAAATCGGACACCTACTGCCTGCAGTGGAACCCACCGGGCGGAAAGTGACGATGGCTGTGGTGGTGATTGTGGGCCTCCAAGACGGAAAGGTGTCCTATGAGCATATTTATTGGGATCAAGCTGGACTGCTTGTTCAACTCGGGCTGTTGAATCCCCAGGGTCTTCCTATTGATCCAAACGCTCCAAAACGCTTGCTTGAGGTAATGGGTCACTAA
- a CDS encoding DUF1651 domain-containing protein yields MPRLRPDSKRLPDIPGGEGWLSNELQQQLVHFQSAGNSAEGELIALRTFQWKPPYPPVPLSRRRMLRHQAVDTWDTMREAGWQRCYPPVR; encoded by the coding sequence ATGCCACGACTACGTCCCGATTCAAAACGCCTGCCTGATATCCCTGGTGGAGAGGGGTGGCTCTCCAATGAGCTTCAACAGCAACTGGTGCATTTTCAGTCTGCTGGCAACTCTGCTGAAGGCGAATTGATCGCGTTGAGGACGTTTCAATGGAAGCCACCCTATCCTCCAGTTCCTCTTTCGCGTCGTCGGATGCTGCGTCATCAGGCGGTCGACACCTGGGATACCATGCGTGAGGCAGGTTGGCAGCGCTGTTATCCGCCTGTTCGTTAG
- a CDS encoding FAD-dependent oxidoreductase, translated as MGHNVIEHRMAHCCVVGGGPAGLMFGLLLARQGIKVTVLESQLDFDRDFRGDTIHPAILEALDQIGLADRVLEIPHGRMELAQLCSEGILTNLADFRRLNTRYPFVAVLPQVEFLQCIAGEASRYSGFELVMGARVEELIQERGSTHGVRYRDRQHALHEVRATLTVGADGRFSKVRSLCGAELQSTSPPMDVLWFRVPRRSDDPHDQFRFHVGGGHLVVLLERAQEWQVGYVLLKGQFAATKAAGLDAFRTDLSRHVPWLADRVHVLQTWKQIVVLSVESSVVKTWHQPGLLLIGDAAHVMSPIGGVGINVAIQDAISAANLLTEPLRRESIGLDQLATVQLQREGPVHTIQGFQTMVQNRIIKSALNGAEPFRLPLLLRILLKFPVVRNVPARMIAFGSSPSRIAENLIHDHCTVEPSTNSSATMRP; from the coding sequence ATGGGTCACAACGTCATCGAGCATCGCATGGCTCATTGCTGCGTTGTGGGGGGCGGGCCTGCCGGACTGATGTTTGGTCTTTTGCTGGCTCGACAGGGGATCAAGGTCACGGTGTTGGAGTCGCAGCTCGACTTCGATCGAGATTTTCGTGGAGACACGATTCACCCCGCGATTCTTGAGGCCCTCGATCAGATCGGCCTGGCTGATCGTGTTCTTGAGATTCCACATGGCCGAATGGAGTTGGCCCAGCTGTGTTCTGAGGGAATCCTTACTAATTTGGCCGATTTTCGTCGCCTGAACACGCGCTACCCGTTTGTCGCGGTGCTTCCGCAAGTTGAGTTTCTTCAATGCATCGCTGGGGAGGCCAGCCGCTATTCCGGTTTCGAGCTGGTCATGGGGGCTCGGGTCGAGGAACTCATTCAGGAGAGAGGCTCCACTCATGGAGTGCGCTACAGGGATCGGCAGCATGCACTGCATGAGGTTCGTGCCACTCTCACGGTGGGAGCAGATGGACGATTTTCCAAGGTTCGCAGTCTCTGCGGTGCTGAATTGCAGAGCACCTCACCACCGATGGATGTGCTTTGGTTTCGTGTGCCTCGCAGGTCAGACGATCCCCATGATCAGTTCCGCTTCCATGTTGGCGGAGGGCATTTGGTTGTGCTTCTGGAACGTGCCCAGGAGTGGCAGGTGGGTTATGTGCTCTTAAAAGGACAGTTCGCGGCCACCAAGGCCGCTGGGCTTGACGCCTTCCGCACGGATCTGAGTCGCCACGTGCCCTGGCTTGCAGATCGGGTGCATGTGCTGCAGACCTGGAAACAGATTGTGGTTTTATCCGTTGAATCCAGTGTCGTGAAGACGTGGCATCAGCCAGGGCTTCTGCTGATCGGCGATGCTGCCCATGTGATGTCTCCAATCGGAGGGGTAGGAATCAATGTGGCGATTCAGGATGCGATCTCGGCTGCAAATCTGCTGACAGAACCGCTGAGACGGGAATCCATCGGTTTAGATCAGTTGGCGACTGTGCAATTGCAGCGGGAGGGGCCCGTTCACACGATTCAGGGGTTCCAGACCATGGTTCAGAACCGCATCATTAAGAGCGCTCTCAACGGTGCCGAACCCTTCAGGTTGCCTTTGCTGCTTCGCATCTTGCTCAAATTCCCAGTTGTGCGGAATGTGCCAGCGCGGATGATCGCCTTTGGAAGCAGTCCATCAAGAATTGCCGAAAACTTGATTCACGACCACTGCACGGTTGAGCCATCCACAAACAGCTCAGCCACGATGCGGCCATAG
- a CDS encoding L,D-transpeptidase → MFKLKPLAKVVLAASFGWVSLTCVACLEAKAEIEIEVSLKERYLWLKDSGAVVKRYPIAIGAPESPTMPGVYSILKKVKDPTYYSKSHHKVFPAGPNDPVGVRFMPYFKSAEDGKVYAVHGTAWPRWVHLRAAASLGCIRMLNSDVIEVFDQVEVGTPVVIR, encoded by the coding sequence ATGTTCAAGCTAAAGCCTCTTGCGAAAGTTGTTTTGGCGGCTTCTTTTGGCTGGGTTTCGTTGACCTGTGTCGCTTGTTTAGAGGCTAAAGCTGAGATTGAGATCGAGGTAAGCCTCAAGGAACGCTACCTTTGGCTTAAAGACTCAGGAGCTGTTGTTAAGAGATATCCAATTGCGATCGGTGCACCCGAATCACCCACAATGCCCGGTGTTTATAGCATTTTGAAAAAAGTAAAAGACCCTACCTATTATTCAAAGTCTCATCATAAAGTTTTCCCTGCGGGGCCGAATGACCCCGTTGGCGTTCGATTTATGCCTTACTTCAAGTCGGCAGAAGATGGAAAGGTTTATGCCGTCCATGGCACGGCTTGGCCAAGGTGGGTTCACCTTCGTGCGGCTGCAAGTTTGGGTTGTATCAGAATGCTGAACAGTGACGTCATCGAAGTCTTTGATCAGGTTGAGGTGGGCACTCCTGTTGTGATTCGATGA
- a CDS encoding cupin domain-containing protein translates to MSMKRLCALGTIALAITACSPDKKIDPSATSVKPVIQEVFKSSQTLNGTPIKYPDGKPELRLYRVEIPAGGTIPLHTHSAPMMVYVQGVESGSLLNTRVKPDGSEIKTVFKPGEAFVEGANEPHFVENVGEKPTVIWVTVASVEGMPTTQFID, encoded by the coding sequence ATGTCTATGAAGCGCCTATGTGCATTGGGCACAATCGCTTTAGCCATAACTGCTTGCAGTCCTGACAAGAAAATTGATCCTTCCGCAACGTCAGTCAAGCCAGTCATTCAGGAAGTTTTCAAAAGCTCTCAAACGCTGAATGGAACTCCTATCAAGTACCCAGATGGTAAGCCTGAGTTGCGTCTTTACCGTGTTGAAATTCCTGCTGGTGGAACAATTCCCCTTCATACGCATTCCGCGCCCATGATGGTTTATGTGCAAGGTGTCGAGTCTGGTTCTTTGCTCAATACCCGGGTAAAGCCAGATGGAAGTGAGATTAAAACTGTTTTTAAGCCAGGTGAGGCTTTTGTGGAAGGTGCTAATGAGCCTCACTTTGTTGAGAATGTAGGCGAAAAGCCAACAGTTATTTGGGTCACAGTTGCTTCTGTTGAAGGTATGCCTACGACACAGTTCATTGATTAA
- a CDS encoding sulfite exporter TauE/SafE family protein, with translation MSILAMISLLAGGAIAGALNTLASSGSAITLPLLILLGIPPGIANGTNRLSVLLGSLSAVLSFQQTRSIPWKKTFRLSVPLAAGAILGAGFATQLNDNKIQMVINVAIGLALVVLVIGSKRFISKTSTNQQPESLYIAPALALVGF, from the coding sequence ATGAGTATCTTGGCGATGATTTCACTATTGGCAGGTGGTGCCATTGCTGGAGCGCTGAACACCCTTGCGAGCAGTGGGTCAGCTATTACTCTGCCACTCTTAATTTTATTGGGGATTCCACCTGGAATCGCGAATGGAACTAACAGGTTATCAGTTTTGTTAGGTTCATTGTCAGCTGTGTTGAGTTTTCAGCAGACTAGATCTATCCCTTGGAAGAAAACATTTAGACTGTCAGTCCCCCTTGCAGCAGGTGCAATTCTCGGGGCTGGCTTTGCAACTCAACTGAATGACAATAAAATCCAAATGGTCATCAATGTTGCGATAGGGCTTGCATTGGTTGTTCTTGTCATTGGCTCTAAACGTTTTATCAGCAAAACCAGTACAAATCAACAGCCAGAAAGTCTTTACATAGCTCCTGCTCTTGCTTTAGTTGGATTTTAG
- a CDS encoding alpha/beta fold hydrolase translates to MLPGFGCDLDSMLELDNALNGHPCIKHTKHMIFTTETSLEEMVHKIENKFQDSELLLVGFSMGGWVAQAVASRLRSNLKGMILISSWTEAPTQYLEVIKSLRKKIQSGQTLDSLRSIVAEGFIRQQTQDAMADRWVSMANRVGPEIFLRQTNAILENPNVSHCIPDIQCPSLAIAGALDKLLTPVDQFKLLEDQVIFQTVIVDSCGHNLIWERPLMVSNLVNDWLRLNFDSAD, encoded by the coding sequence ATGCTGCCTGGATTTGGCTGTGATCTTGATTCTATGTTGGAATTAGATAATGCTCTAAATGGTCATCCATGCATTAAGCATACGAAGCACATGATATTCACGACAGAAACCTCATTAGAAGAAATGGTTCACAAAATCGAGAATAAATTTCAGGATTCAGAACTTCTTTTGGTTGGTTTTTCAATGGGAGGCTGGGTTGCACAGGCAGTGGCAAGTCGGTTGAGATCTAACCTTAAGGGCATGATTCTGATTTCTTCATGGACAGAGGCGCCTACTCAATATCTTGAGGTCATCAAAAGTCTTCGCAAAAAAATTCAGTCTGGTCAAACATTAGATTCACTAAGGTCAATTGTGGCTGAAGGATTTATACGTCAGCAAACACAAGATGCCATGGCTGATCGCTGGGTTTCAATGGCTAATCGTGTAGGTCCTGAGATCTTCCTTAGGCAAACTAACGCCATCCTTGAAAACCCAAATGTAAGTCACTGTATACCTGATATTCAATGCCCTTCACTTGCGATTGCAGGGGCCTTAGACAAACTACTAACTCCAGTTGATCAATTTAAATTATTGGAAGACCAGGTCATATTCCAAACAGTGATTGTCGACTCATGTGGTCATAATTTAATTTGGGAGCGACCACTAATGGTTTCCAATTTGGTTAATGATTGGCTGCGCCTAAACTTTGACTCTGCAGATTAG
- a CDS encoding sulfiredoxin codes for MKKRVTVPIESINRPHESVIDEDKVDELMRSISEIGLQEPVDLIEFEGKYYGFNGCHRYTAHKRLGRKTIEANIRQVDRATFRLHLM; via the coding sequence ATGAAAAAACGAGTCACTGTGCCGATTGAGTCTATTAATCGCCCTCATGAGAGCGTGATCGATGAAGACAAAGTGGATGAACTAATGAGAAGTATTAGCGAGATTGGGCTTCAAGAGCCTGTCGACCTTATCGAGTTTGAGGGCAAGTACTATGGATTTAATGGCTGCCATCGATACACAGCACATAAGCGTCTTGGCAGGAAAACGATTGAGGCCAATATCCGTCAGGTTGATCGGGCAACATTCCGCCTTCATTTGATGTGA
- a CDS encoding cytochrome P450, translating to MSQSLIEGDFQNAQGMAIPTLPIAPHWQMLEAILRPIAYYRRCFLRNSGVVRVKMSPTLPPQQVLISDPSVIKELINEDGGRCISAPGELNGLLSQVLGKHSIILLAPATHRERRKLLTPAFHGERLKAYGQLISALAKKALMDQNVGDVFDAREQMQGITMRVILTAVFGLHEGDAFRRIERSLASSISIRSSPLGSLLLFFPFLRKDLGRWSPGRRIKAADATIRQLLLAQIASRRKAVERDSAENLSPDILSLLLSCKDDEGQGLSDDELHDELLTLLFAGHETTATALTWALYWIHRNPLVLERLMDELNGLRDHSDPEAITRLPYLSAVVNEVLRIHPVAMLTFPRRIEAPITLGGYAFHTGDVVLACIQAVHERPDLYPKPTQFIPERFMGRTYGLHEFLAFGGGSRRCIGAALALYEMKLILAELLRNNQFKLTPNSNRENKPRRRGFTLGPSIPVRLEILS from the coding sequence ATGAGTCAATCATTGATTGAAGGCGATTTTCAAAACGCCCAGGGAATGGCCATTCCGACATTGCCAATCGCTCCTCATTGGCAAATGCTGGAGGCAATTCTCAGACCAATTGCCTACTACCGACGCTGCTTTCTCCGCAACTCTGGTGTCGTTCGCGTGAAAATGTCTCCCACTCTGCCTCCCCAGCAGGTGCTCATCAGCGATCCATCTGTGATTAAGGAGCTGATTAACGAAGATGGTGGTCGCTGTATCAGTGCACCAGGTGAATTGAACGGATTGCTGTCTCAGGTTTTAGGCAAACACTCCATCATTTTGCTCGCACCAGCTACGCATCGTGAGCGAAGGAAGTTGCTTACTCCTGCATTTCATGGAGAGCGTCTGAAGGCCTATGGACAGTTGATTTCCGCCTTAGCCAAGAAAGCCCTGATGGACCAAAATGTTGGCGATGTCTTTGACGCACGCGAACAAATGCAGGGCATCACCATGCGGGTGATTCTCACCGCCGTTTTTGGGCTGCATGAAGGGGATGCTTTCCGACGAATTGAACGGTCACTCGCCTCGAGCATCAGCATCCGTTCCAGTCCACTTGGGTCTCTCCTGTTGTTCTTCCCTTTTCTGCGCAAGGATCTAGGAAGATGGAGCCCAGGAAGACGAATCAAAGCAGCAGATGCCACCATCAGGCAGCTGTTGCTCGCACAGATTGCCTCACGACGGAAAGCCGTCGAACGGGATAGTGCTGAGAACCTTTCACCCGACATTCTCAGCCTATTGCTGTCCTGCAAAGATGATGAAGGCCAGGGGCTCAGTGACGATGAATTACACGATGAATTGCTGACGCTTTTGTTTGCAGGTCACGAAACAACTGCTACAGCTCTCACTTGGGCTCTCTACTGGATCCATCGGAATCCGTTGGTCCTAGAGCGGTTGATGGATGAACTCAATGGGTTACGGGATCACTCCGATCCCGAAGCGATTACAAGACTCCCTTACCTATCAGCAGTCGTGAATGAAGTACTGCGCATCCATCCGGTCGCGATGCTGACGTTCCCTCGTCGCATCGAAGCCCCCATCACATTGGGAGGGTATGCATTCCATACTGGTGATGTGGTGTTGGCTTGTATTCAGGCCGTCCATGAACGACCTGATCTTTACCCCAAACCGACACAATTTATTCCCGAACGTTTCATGGGTCGGACCTACGGTCTGCATGAATTTCTTGCTTTCGGCGGAGGCTCTAGACGCTGCATTGGCGCAGCTCTCGCTCTCTATGAAATGAAATTAATTTTAGCCGAATTACTCCGTAATAATCAATTCAAACTGACTCCCAACAGTAATCGTGAGAACAAACCACGTCGGCGCGGCTTCACACTTGGACCTTCGATTCCGGTGAGGTTAGAGATCTTGTCATGA
- a CDS encoding DUF3764 family protein, which yields MTTTSTIQVKINVPFSEWVKEFDSELTLERHSEFGIQPLFRGVSQSDPSQVLIVHQHPEGAAEKFMAKYADWIASHGVMLETAEVSTWSAE from the coding sequence ATGACAACTACAAGCACAATCCAGGTTAAGATTAATGTTCCATTCAGCGAATGGGTCAAAGAATTTGATTCTGAGCTAACACTAGAACGCCACTCAGAATTTGGTATTCAGCCGTTGTTTCGTGGTGTGAGTCAATCAGATCCCAGTCAAGTCTTGATTGTTCACCAGCACCCCGAGGGGGCAGCAGAGAAGTTCATGGCTAAGTACGCAGATTGGATTGCAAGCCATGGCGTCATGCTTGAGACAGCAGAGGTTTCTACATGGTCAGCAGAGTAG